The DNA region TCGTTCTGACGCCATTCAGGCACTGTAGTTCATGGTGTGATGGACGGTGGCGCATCCAGTGTGAAAACATGCTTAACTGCGACATCCTGGACTATATTATCGACATATTCGCGTTTCATTATTGACGATGTAATATGATGGGAGCGAAACCAGAATTTAATAAGTAATGTCTTGATCCGTTATGGATTTTAGCCCATTGGCATCACCCGAAAGGTTTGGCATGAGAACGCTGAAAAGCAGACTGATTCTGCTCAATGTGCTGTTTATCGCCCTGTTCGGACTCGTCCTGGTCACGCAGTCCTTCCTTCAGTTGCGCACCGAGGTTCGTGACGGCCTGAACCTGGAGTTCTCAGCCACCTTGCGTGGTCAGAGCACCGTCATTCAAAACTGGTTTGGCGAGAAAAAACAACAGTTATCGGCACTGACCGGCGTAGCGGCGGGTCCGAATGCGCTGGCCAACCTGAAGCAGGGGGCCGTGGCAGGGAATTTCTTCATCAATTACGTCGGCTTCCCGGACGGACGCAGCATTTTCTCTGACGACTGGGTGGCGACACCGGATTACATCGTCACCGAAAAGCCGTGGTACGTGCAGGCGAAGACGACCGGCAAGCCGACGATCACCGAACCGTATGTCGACCAGGTGTCGAAGCGGCTGGTGCTGACCGTCGCCGTGCCGATGCTGGAAGGGGGGCAGTTCCATGGCGTGGTGGCCGGGGACGTGTTCGTCGACGAACTGGTCAAGTCGGTGCTGTCGCTGAAACCGCGTGGTGATGGCTACACCTTCATCGTCAACAAGCAGGGGACAGTCATTGCCCACCCGGACAATGCGCTGACGCTGAAGTCGATCTCGAGCATCGCGCCGTCGCTCGTGCCGGAGCGGCTGGCGGCCATCGCCGAATCGCATGCGCTGAATGAAGTCGACATCAATGGCAAGACCATGCTGGTGGCGATCGAGCAGATTCCGGGGACCGACTGGTACATGGGCATCACCGCCGACAAGGACCTGATCTTTGCGCCGTTGAATGCCGAGCTGTTCAAGACGGTCGGCATGAGCATGCTGCTGTTCATCCTGGTCGGCGTGGTGTCCAGCGTCGTGATCGGCCGGATGCTCAGCGGGCTGACCCGCCTGCGCGACGCGATGGCCGGCATTGCCAGCGGTGAAGGCGAAGGCGACCTGACCATCCGGCTCGATGCCCGCGGCCGGGATGAAATTGCCGATACCGGACGGGCGTTCAACCAGTTTGTCGCCAAGCTTGCCCACCTGTTCGGCGAGTTGCAGGGCGAGGCGCAGTCGCTGATCGGCGGCGTCAAGGATGCCAGCGGCCATGTGGCCGGGCTGGCCGACGGCGCCCGGCAGATGGCCGACGTGTCGTCGAACAATGCCGCCACGCTGGAAGAAATCTCGGTCAGCATCTCGCATATCGCCGATACGGCGACCCAGGCCGATGCCCTGATTCGTGACACCAACGGCGATCTGTCGAACTGCTCCAGCAATATGCATCAGCTGTCGGTCAGCATCGAGGAAACCGTCAAGGCAGTGCACGGCATGGAAGACATGCTGACCTCGCTCGACAACAGCACCCAGGACATCTCCAGCATTACCGAAGTGATTCGCGACATCGCCGACCAGACCAACCTGCTGGCGCTGAATGCCGCCATCGAGGCGGCCCGCGCCGGCGAGCAGGG from Microvirgula aerodenitrificans DSM 15089 includes:
- a CDS encoding methyl-accepting chemotaxis protein is translated as MRTLKSRLILLNVLFIALFGLVLVTQSFLQLRTEVRDGLNLEFSATLRGQSTVIQNWFGEKKQQLSALTGVAAGPNALANLKQGAVAGNFFINYVGFPDGRSIFSDDWVATPDYIVTEKPWYVQAKTTGKPTITEPYVDQVSKRLVLTVAVPMLEGGQFHGVVAGDVFVDELVKSVLSLKPRGDGYTFIVNKQGTVIAHPDNALTLKSISSIAPSLVPERLAAIAESHALNEVDINGKTMLVAIEQIPGTDWYMGITADKDLIFAPLNAELFKTVGMSMLLFILVGVVSSVVIGRMLSGLTRLRDAMAGIASGEGEGDLTIRLDARGRDEIADTGRAFNQFVAKLAHLFGELQGEAQSLIGGVKDASGHVAGLADGARQMADVSSNNAATLEEISVSISHIADTATQADALIRDTNGDLSNCSSNMHQLSVSIEETVKAVHGMEDMLTSLDNSTQDISSITEVIRDIADQTNLLALNAAIEAARAGEQGRGFAVVADEVRKLAERTAQATLEISHRVDSIRQETGNVVSDMKRTVEAVDAGVVLTQTAAGEISAVRESMDEVVSKMNDIALSTTEQHKASTLIAQSTEAINNQVIGNDDALHSVSGALTELSGTAERMQGVFGRFKL